The following DNA comes from Ruficoccus amylovorans.
CGGCCTCGGCCAGCAGGACGTTCATGTGGCCGGGCATGCGGCCCGCCACCGGGTGGATGGCGAAGCGGACCTCGGCCCCGTTGTTTTCGAGCAGCTCGGCCAGTTCCTTGACCGCGTGCTGGGCCTGCGCCACGGCCATCCCGTAGCCCGGGACAAAGACCACGTTGTGGGCGGCTTCGAGTACGTAGTAGGCGTCCTCGACGCTGATCGGCTTGAGCTCGCCCTCGGCCTTGCCGGAGGCGGCCTGGACGGTCGAGCCGAAGCCGGAAAAGAGCACGTTGCCCAGGGTGCGGTTCATGGCCTTGCACATGATGACGGTCAGGATCAGCCCGGACGCGCCGACCAGGCAGCCCGCCACGATGAGCACGTTGTTGCCGATGACGAAGCCGGCCGCGCTCGCGGCCAGGCCGGAACAACTGTTCAACAGCGAAATGACCACCGGCATGTCGCCGCCGCCGATGGGCATGACGGCGAGGATGCCCAGCGCGAGCGAGAGGAGGATGAGGAGGTAAATCTGCCCCGGTCCGACGTGGGGCGCGCTCACGGTCATGATGACCCCAAAGACGACGATGAGGGCTGCGATGACCGCGTTGAGCGCCCGTTGGCCCTTGAAAAGGGTGGGGCGACCGGAAAGTTTGCCCGAGAGCTTGCCCCAGGCGTAGACGCTGCCCGTAAAAGTCACACCCCCGATGAGGATGGCCAGGGCGATGGTGGCGGCGGTGAAGGCGTCGAAGTGGCTCAGGTCGATAATCGTCTTTGTGATGAGCTCGCCGTTTTCATTCAAACTCCCGGTAGTGCCTGTGATATGCGTGATGCGCTCGTACTCGGCCCAGCCGACCAGGAGGCTGGAGAGGCCGCCGAAGCCGTTGAGCAGGGCGACCAGTTCGGGCATGGAGGTCATCTTGACCAGCCGGGCGGCGATGAGCCCGATCAGGCTGCCGACGATCAGGCCGACGATGATGAGTTGGTAGCTGATGATGTCGCGGTTAAAGAGCGTGACGACGACGGCGATGAGCATCCCCAGTGAGGAGAGGCGGTTGCCCTTGCGGGCGGTGTCCGCCGAGCCGAGCATTTTGATGCCGAAGATAAAGATAACCGACGCCGCGATGTAGGCGAGGTTGATGAGCATGTCTGCTGTATCCATGATGTTGCTTGCGCTGGAAAGTCGGGTTCGTGTGCGGTTCGCGGGGCGGGGTTAGTCGGCCTTGGGTTTGGAGGCGTCTTTCTTTTTGAACATGCCCAGCATGCGGTCGGTCACGAGGTAGCCCCCGACGACGTTGATCGCGGCCAGCACGACGGCGGCGAAGCCGAGCCAGGCCGAGAGCGTGCCGGTGGTCTCACCGGCGGCGATGAGCGCCCCCACGATGGTGATGCCCGAGATGGCGTTCGAGCCCGACATGAGCGGGGTGTGCAACTGCGAGGGAACCTTGCTGATCAGCTCGAAGCCGAGGAAGGCTGCCAGCACAAAGATGAATACGAGGAGTACCAGGTCCATGTTATTGGAGTTTGAACGTTTGAAAGTTTGAAAGTTTGAGAGTTTGAAAGTTGGTGCGGGCTCAGCCGGATTTGAAGCGCTCGTGGATGATCTGCCCGTCGCGGGTGAGCAGGCAGCCCTTGAGGATCTCGTCGTCGAGGTTGTACTTGAACTCGCCCGCTTCGGCGTCCCAGAAGTGCTCGATGAAGTTATAAAAATTCGAGGCGAGCATCTGGCTGGCGTGCTGCGGGTAATAGCCCTCGATGTTCTCGTGGCCGATGATACGCACGCCGTTGTCGGTTAAAACTTCCTCGCCCAGCTTCGCGCCTTCGACGTTGCCGCCGCCCTCGACCGCGAGGTCAACGATGATGCTGCCGGGCTTCATCTGGCGGAGGATGTCGGCGGTGACGATCTTCGGGGCCGGACGGCCAAAGAGCTTGGCCGTGGTGATGACCACATCGGCCTGGGCACAAGCCTTGGCCATGCCCTGGCGCTGCTTTTCGAGCTGCTCGGGGGTGAGTTCCTGGGCGTAGCCCTGGGCGGTCTGGCCGGTGTCGCCGAGGTCCACTTTGATAAATTTCGCGCCGAGCGATTTCACCTGCTCCTCGACGACCGGGCGGGTATCAAAAGCCTCCACACGCGCGCCGAGGCGCTTGGCGGTGGCGATGGCCTGCAGCCCGGCCACCCCGACGCCGATGATGAAGATGCGGGCCGGAGAAAGCGTTCCGGCGGGGGTCATCATCATGGGGAAAATCTTGCTCATGCGGTTGGCGGCCATGAGGACGGCGGCGTAACCGGCGAGGTTGGCCTGGGACGAGAGGGCGTCCATCTTCTGGGCCAGGGTGGTGCGCGGGATCATCTCCAGGCTCACGGCGCTAACCTTGGCCGCGGCCAGCTTGCCCAGCAGTTCCTTTTCGTTAAAAGGGTCGAGGAAGCTGATATGGAGCGCGCCGGGCTTGAGCCGGGGCAACTCGTCGGCATCGGGCTTGCGTACGCGCAGGACGATGTCGGCGGCGGCCAGTGCGGCGTCCCGGTCGGTCACGATTTCGGCACCCGCCTCGCGGTAGAGTCCGTCGGGCAGGTCGGCGCGGGCACCCAGCCCGGACTCGACCTGCACTTTCAGACCGAGAGCGGCCAACTTCTTTGCCAGCTCGGGGATGAGCGCGGCGCGGGTTTCACGGGGGTCGGTCTCACGAACGGCGAAAACGGTCTTCATAATCGGAAAGCTTATGATATTTGTGTCTGTTAGAAGTAATGGCAATGATAATCCGGTGTTCTTGTCTTGTCTGCTAAAGAGTTGTGCCGGTGTAGGCTTGCCAGCCGGGCACGCATCTGAATTAGAGTATATACCGTGTTAGTGTCTTTAAAAAGGATGTGGCGGCGGATGCTGCGCGGCGTACCGGTAGCGGCGGGTTTCCTGGCCGTCTCGCTGGGCGCGCAACCGGTCGAAACGACGCCCCTGCTGACGGAGGAAACCCCTCAGGCCGTGGCTGCGGCGACCGCGCACCTCATCACGACCGGGGACGACGCGCTGCGGGCGGGCTTGCCGACGCTGGCCGAGCGTTTTTACCTGCGGGCGCTTTCCGACAATTCCATCCCCGAGAACCTGCGCCTGGAGGTTAACCTCAAGCTCTCGGTCGCGCTCATCAGCCAGCGCAAGCTCGTGCCCGCGCAGCG
Coding sequences within:
- a CDS encoding Re/Si-specific NAD(P)(+) transhydrogenase subunit alpha, yielding MKTVFAVRETDPRETRAALIPELAKKLAALGLKVQVESGLGARADLPDGLYREAGAEIVTDRDAALAAADIVLRVRKPDADELPRLKPGALHISFLDPFNEKELLGKLAAAKVSAVSLEMIPRTTLAQKMDALSSQANLAGYAAVLMAANRMSKIFPMMMTPAGTLSPARIFIIGVGVAGLQAIATAKRLGARVEAFDTRPVVEEQVKSLGAKFIKVDLGDTGQTAQGYAQELTPEQLEKQRQGMAKACAQADVVITTAKLFGRPAPKIVTADILRQMKPGSIIVDLAVEGGGNVEGAKLGEEVLTDNGVRIIGHENIEGYYPQHASQMLASNFYNFIEHFWDAEAGEFKYNLDDEILKGCLLTRDGQIIHERFKSG
- a CDS encoding NAD(P)(+) transhydrogenase (Re/Si-specific) subunit beta, coding for MDTADMLINLAYIAASVIFIFGIKMLGSADTARKGNRLSSLGMLIAVVVTLFNRDIISYQLIIVGLIVGSLIGLIAARLVKMTSMPELVALLNGFGGLSSLLVGWAEYERITHITGTTGSLNENGELITKTIIDLSHFDAFTAATIALAILIGGVTFTGSVYAWGKLSGKLSGRPTLFKGQRALNAVIAALIVVFGVIMTVSAPHVGPGQIYLLILLSLALGILAVMPIGGGDMPVVISLLNSCSGLAASAAGFVIGNNVLIVAGCLVGASGLILTVIMCKAMNRTLGNVLFSGFGSTVQAASGKAEGELKPISVEDAYYVLEAAHNVVFVPGYGMAVAQAQHAVKELAELLENNGAEVRFAIHPVAGRMPGHMNVLLAEADVPYEQLVEMDDVNPTMSTVDVAIVIGANDVVNPAAADDPSSPIYGMPIINVHEAQTVFCLKRGKGAGFSGLENVLFLRPNARMLYGDAKASITGLVTQFKES
- a CDS encoding NAD(P) transhydrogenase subunit alpha, whose protein sequence is MDLVLLVFIFVLAAFLGFELISKVPSQLHTPLMSGSNAISGITIVGALIAAGETTGTLSAWLGFAAVVLAAINVVGGYLVTDRMLGMFKKKDASKPKAD